GGCGGACTGACGGGGATGGCGGGCGGGGCGGTTCCGATACACGGCGGCATCTACATCGACGGCTCCTCGATGAACAGAATTATCGAGGTCGACCCGGCGAACCAGACCATCCGGGCCCAGGCTGGGGCGACGATGCAGGAGCTGCTCGACGCGCTCGAGCCCCACGGCCTCTGGATACCCAATCTCCCGGAATCGAAGTGGTCCTGCACCCTCGCTTCGGAAATCGCCTGCGACAACGACTCGACCTTCGGAATGAAGTACGGGAAGATTCTCAACGCCCTCCTCTCCGTCGAGGTTGTCACGGGCAGGGCGGAGGTCGTGGAGCTGGGGCACAGGAAGGCCCACTTCACCTCCAGCGGCTACAAGCTCAAGGATCTGATTGTCGGGAGCGAGGGAACGCTCGGGGTGATAACGGCCGCGACGCTCAAGGCCGAGCCCATTCCCGAGGAGCGCTCCGTGGACATGATTCTATTTCCATCGATGACAAAGGCGGTGGAGTACCTGAACCGTCTCCTTAAGGCGGGGCTGTGCATCGAGGGCGCGCACATCAACTGCAAGAGGAGGCTGAAGTTCTACACCCACGCCTACAAAGAGAAGCACGGGAGGGAGCCGGAGGTTCCGGACTGGGCCGAGGCCCTGCTGGCCATAATTTTTGCAGGTGACAAGAAGGTGGTCTCGTTCAATAAAAAGTACGCCTTCAGAATAGCCGAGGAGATGGGCGGGCAGCTGGTTAAAGAGAGGGACATCGTGGAGAGCTGGTGGATATCCAAGCACACGCTCGCCTTCGAGCCCTACAAGCAGAAGTGGCCCAAGTCGCAGGTGGAGAAGAAGTTCGGGGCCTGCGACCCCGGGGTTCCGATGGGCAGGCTGGAGGAGTTCTACAAAGCCTTCGTCGCGACCGCGGAGAAGCACAATCTGCAGATTCTGGGCATGAACGCCTATCTAGAGCACCCAAACAGCATCGGCTTCTCATGCTCCTGCGCGCTTTTCGTCAACTACAGGGACCAGGACGAGGTCAACAGGTTCAGGAGGTACTTCGAGGAGCTCTCGAAGATAGCCGTTGACATGGGCGGGACAATGAGCACCTACATGGGCGACACAAACCTCAGGGTTCCGTATCTGGAGTATGAGCACGGAAAGGCCGTGGAGTACATGAGGGAGGTCAAAAGGGTTTTCGACCCCGACGGCATAATGAACCCGGGGAAGAAGTTCAGGTGGGAGGGGAGAGCGGGAGTCTGCGGGCCGGCAGGAGATTCTGCAGGCGCCGGTGGCGGGGTAGGGGGCGGAGGAGGGGCCGGGGGCGAGACAGGAGGGGCCGGGGGTAGGGAGGAGAGCGGCAGCAACAAGGAAGGGCGAGTGGTTTCAGAAGCCGGGAGCGGCGGGTGGTCAGGGCCCGGGGGAGGTGGTGTGTGATGGCCGAGCAGGCTGGATTAGAGGCCCTGAGGAAGGACGCCGAGACATGCTTCGGCACCTCCTGCAACTTCTGCGAGAAGGACTGCCCCATTTATAAAATCAAAAAGGACAAGACCTACACATCAAGGGGCAAGAACAGGGCGATTCTGGGCGTGCTGGAGGGGAAGGTGAAGCCCTCGGAGGAGCTCCTCAGGCTCTTCTACACCTGCGTTCTCTGCGGCTCCTGCGACGCGCGCTGCGCGATGGAGAACAACAAAAGGTTCAGGCAGATGAGAACCGAACTCGTCAGGAGGGGGCTGGTACTAAAGGAGCACAGGGAGCTCGTTGCGGCGCTGAAGGCCACAGGCGATATCTACGGCAGGAAGATAGACCTGGCGAAGCGCTTCGAGGACATTGGGAAGGACGGTGTTGTGCCGCTCTACATCGGGTGCCAGTACAAGGACCAGGTCGAGGACGTCAGGGCGGCCGTGAAGGTGC
Above is a genomic segment from Thermoplasmata archaeon containing:
- a CDS encoding FAD-binding oxidoreductase; the protein is MQAYIEELRAALGEKVRTEDFERFAYGADWSPRTPKEVFPPDVVVLPKETEDVRKTVEIARRHGVPVTAGGGLTGMAGGAVPIHGGIYIDGSSMNRIIEVDPANQTIRAQAGATMQELLDALEPHGLWIPNLPESKWSCTLASEIACDNDSTFGMKYGKILNALLSVEVVTGRAEVVELGHRKAHFTSSGYKLKDLIVGSEGTLGVITAATLKAEPIPEERSVDMILFPSMTKAVEYLNRLLKAGLCIEGAHINCKRRLKFYTHAYKEKHGREPEVPDWAEALLAIIFAGDKKVVSFNKKYAFRIAEEMGGQLVKERDIVESWWISKHTLAFEPYKQKWPKSQVEKKFGACDPGVPMGRLEEFYKAFVATAEKHNLQILGMNAYLEHPNSIGFSCSCALFVNYRDQDEVNRFRRYFEELSKIAVDMGGTMSTYMGDTNLRVPYLEYEHGKAVEYMREVKRVFDPDGIMNPGKKFRWEGRAGVCGPAGDSAGAGGGVGGGGGAGGETGGAGGREESGSNKEGRVVSEAGSGGWSGPGGGGV